A window of Amycolatopsis australiensis contains these coding sequences:
- a CDS encoding DUF6191 domain-containing protein: MAIWLGLAIPGGVVILLVMAAIELRPRKDGSRLKARLSATYLEETTAFLYGTKRRELEHRETMSMLVERDAEGAPPLRDVDLDRGVARIRPRPDPPEPETGQLQ; encoded by the coding sequence ATGGCGATCTGGCTGGGCCTGGCGATCCCGGGCGGCGTGGTGATCCTGCTGGTCATGGCCGCGATCGAGCTGCGCCCGCGCAAGGACGGCTCGCGGCTCAAGGCCCGGCTGTCCGCGACCTACCTCGAAGAGACCACCGCGTTCCTCTACGGCACCAAGCGGCGTGAGCTGGAACACCGGGAAACGATGTCGATGCTCGTCGAGCGGGACGCCGAGGGCGCACCACCGCTGCGTGACGTGGACCTGGACCGTGGAGTGGCCCGGATCCGGCCGCGTCCGGACCCGCCGGAGCCGGAAACCGGCCAGCTACAGTGA
- a CDS encoding ABC transporter ATP-binding protein, which produces MRDPAVPVVRVRGLRMRYGANDVLHGVGFEAHRGEVVCLLGPNGAGKTTTIEILEGFRMRSAGEVSVLGADPAHGGEDWRARLGVVLQSWRDHGKWRVRELLAHLGRYYAPYSTPEIPRPWDADELIAAVGLTEHAHKKLKNLSGGQRRRLDVAIGIVGRPELLFLDEPTAGFDPEARREFHDLVHRLSDELDTTILLTTHDLDEAEKLADRILILNGGRIVADGSADALSRQVSGEAEVRWSVGGRRFVHLTTEATKFVYDLFKQHGDAVSDLEVRRASLEDTYMTLVHRAETGGETQLGLQEAGVR; this is translated from the coding sequence ATGAGAGATCCGGCTGTGCCCGTGGTCCGCGTGCGCGGGCTGCGGATGCGCTACGGCGCGAACGACGTGCTCCACGGCGTCGGGTTCGAGGCCCACCGGGGCGAGGTCGTGTGCCTGCTCGGGCCGAACGGCGCGGGCAAGACGACGACGATCGAGATCCTCGAAGGCTTCCGGATGCGGTCGGCGGGCGAGGTGAGCGTGCTGGGCGCCGACCCGGCACACGGCGGCGAGGACTGGCGCGCGCGGCTGGGGGTCGTACTGCAGTCCTGGCGCGACCACGGCAAGTGGCGCGTCCGCGAGCTGCTCGCCCACCTGGGGCGGTACTACGCGCCGTACTCGACTCCGGAAATCCCGCGGCCGTGGGACGCCGACGAGCTCATCGCGGCCGTCGGGCTCACCGAGCACGCGCACAAGAAGCTCAAGAACCTCTCCGGCGGGCAACGGCGGCGGCTCGACGTCGCGATCGGCATCGTCGGGCGCCCCGAGCTGCTCTTCCTCGACGAGCCGACCGCGGGGTTCGACCCGGAGGCCCGGCGCGAGTTCCACGACCTCGTGCACCGGCTGTCCGACGAGCTGGACACGACGATCCTGCTCACCACGCACGACCTCGACGAGGCCGAGAAGCTGGCCGACCGGATCCTCATCCTCAACGGCGGCCGGATCGTCGCCGACGGCTCGGCCGACGCGCTGAGCCGGCAGGTCTCCGGCGAGGCCGAGGTCCGCTGGTCGGTCGGCGGCCGGCGATTCGTGCACTTGACGACCGAAGCGACGAAGTTCGTCTACGACCTGTTCAAGCAGCACGGCGACGCCGTGTCGGACCTCGAGGTCCGGCGCGCGTCGCTCGAAGACACCTACATGACGCTGGTCCACCGCGCCGAGACGGGCGGCGAGACGCAGCTCGGGCTGCAGGAAGCGGGTGTGCGATGA